One Candidatus Rokuibacteriota bacterium genomic window, AAGGAAGCGCTCAGCAGACCCCGGCGTGACGGGCAGAAGCTCCGGGTCCGACCAGCCTTCCCCCACCCGCCGAATAAAGATGAAGTACCGCCCATCCACGGCAACGCCCGCCAAGCGGTGCGCTTCCCGCCGTTCCCGCTTAGCGACTCCCAAGATGTAGTCCTTCACCTGCTGAATAGCATGCTGATTGCCTTTGGTCGCGAGCTTCTCGCTTAAGCTCCCCGGGCGCTCGTACTCGATCACCAGCCGGTTGTACACCGCATCCACCCGGCCCCGGGCCACGTGGTATTCCTCTCGCACGTTGAGAGGAATCTGAGCATCACTAACCACATAGTCGAGCAGACGGGCAACTTCCCGGCGAAAATCAGCTTCAGTTCGGTCCGGGGTGGCGATACTCAGGAGGCGTTGAGCGAAGTTAGGGGCGAGGCGGGAGGCAAGTTGGTCCAGCGTGGTTGGATCTGGCTGCATTCACCGTCCTCGCGGTGTCCTTAGAGCGGAACAATATAAGGTTTGCCAGATAAGTCAAGTGCTAAGGGCGCGATCAGGCTCCTTTACCTACCGATCCGGGGTGAGACGACTAGCTCGCAGGCGTCTGGGGCATGGTCACCCTCTTTCTCCCAGGTACGTCTCGAGGAAGTCGGCCCACTGGGTGCGACGGGCGAAGTCCAGCTCCCGGTAGAAGGCCGAGGGGTCGCGGAAGGGCGGGAAGTAGAGGGAGAGCCCTCTGACCGGCTTCATCCTTGGGCCCAAGTGGCCTTCGGCCAGGATCGGGCTTCGGGTTCCCGTGCCATCCATGATGGCCTGAACGTTGCGGCAGGCCTGCCTGATCTCGCGCTGGTCGGTGGCGGTGGCCAGGTTCACGGCGAAGTGGTGGAGGTCTACGTAGAAGTTATCGAAGAAGCGGACGGTGCGGCGCCAGGCGGTGTAGAGCGCGGACTCAAGGCCCGGGCTCGGGAGCCGCTTGAGGAGGGCTCGGGCCAGGGCGTCCACCGCCTCCACGAGGTCGTCGAGCCTTGAGAGGTCGATGGCCGACTGGGTGACATCCAGGCCTGCGCTCCGGTAGGACTCGATGTAACGGTGAACGATGACCTTCCCGAGATCGTCGGCGGTCATTAACGGCCTGGCCACGAGATCCTGGAGGATCAGGTCGTATGGCCAGCCGTCACCGGGCTCCAGTTCCTCGGAGCCGACGAGCACGGAGGCATGGTTTCGGATCTGGTAGGCGACCTCCAGCATGGTCATGAGGCAGGCGTCCATCCCGACCAGGTCCACCTTCCTGCCGAGGAGCCGGTGGGCGGTCCGGAGGACGCGCTTCAGCTCACGGTTGTCCAAGCAATCGGTGGACCCGTCGTCGTAGGCGATCCCGCGCCGTCTGGGATCAAGCCGGAGCAGGCGCTCGCGCGTGGTGTGGAAGAAGCTCCTGCGGAGCCTGGGCGTCGCGCGGGCCAGAAGCTCCCTTCGAGAGGGCACGCCTGCTCTGGAGAGCAGCTCGGGCGGCACATAGAAGCCCGAGCCATGGTTCCAGAGGATGAGCGCGCAGGCCCGGGCGGGGAAGGCCTTCACGCCGAAGCGGAGGAACTCCTCCAGCACTTCCGGGTCGCCGGTGTTGGTCTCGCCGAGGTCGGACAGGAGGGTCGAGGTGATTCGCTTCGGATGTGGCCCGCGGGTGATGTAGTACCGCCTTGTGCTCCGCCAGTCGCCCTCGGAGCCGTCGTAGTCGGCGGCCCGGTCCACCTGTACCAGGACCTCGACTGAGCCAGGACGCGAGCCCACGCGCTCCATCTCGTTGATGTCCTCGAGGGCCGCGCTTTCGAGGTCATTGTCTCCCGCCATGTACGCCAGGACTGTCCACCGAGCAGGCTTCAGCGCCTCGCCGGATCCAGGCTTGGAATCCTTCTCCAGGCCCACGAGCCGTGAGCCTTCCCGCCGCCGATGCGTGCGTTCATCAGTCATGTCGCCACTCCCGCGTGGTCCGGAGCACCCATCGGCCTGCTGGCGGGTCGTCGGGGCTTTCGCGAAGGCCCCCCGCCGGGAGTCGGAGAGACCTGAACAGGCGAGTCCAACACGGGCGGCCCGTGTCTGGCGAAGAAGTGGGCGATCTGGAGAGGCGTGAGGCTGGAGCGGGGGAGGTCCCGCCGGAGGCGCGCGAACACCCGGCGACAGGGCTCCGGGCCGACGAGGACGTCGAAGAGTTCCCCGGGAGAGAGCCCGGCCCGGACGACGCGGATCAGGGCGCGGAGGATCCCCAGCTCGAGGCGCAGGCCGATCACCGTGGCGTCATTCACCCGGCGGTAGGGCCTGGGCGATCCGATCTCGCGGAACGGGACCCACCGGCGGTAGACCGTCGCGTGGTGCGGGGTCGCGACCAGGCAGAGATCATCGAGACGAGCGATCTTCGCGGCGTACAGGAGCAGCATGCGGAAGAGCCGGAACAGGATTGCCGTGCCCGAGGCCCGGTAGCCCGGGTCGAGGGCGAGGGCCGAGGCCTCGGCCAGGCGCCGCCCGCGATCTTTCAAGGGCTCCAGCTCCTCCCGGTAGACGTCCTCCATCGGGAGCCCGATCCGCGAATCCTGGATCAGCGTCACGGTGCCAACGACGCGGCCGGCGGCTCTGGCCAGGAACACTTTGGTGGACGGGAGCGCGTTGTGGAGGCTCAGGCGCCAGCCGGAGGGGTGCGGGTCCATGAAGCCGCGCCGGACGTACTGGTCATGGAGGAGCCTGAAGGCCTGCTCGAACTCCTCCGTCTCCCCTGCCAGGCCGAATTCGAGCCGCGCGACAGCGGGATCATCGAGCCACCACCGCCGCGTCCGGCCTGAGGCTTCCCGCTCGTGCGCGCGCGTCACGAGCTGACTCCAGGCGTGACCGGCCGCGGGCGGAGGCCTTCGGGATGGCCCTGGAGAAGCCCGCCTGCCAGGAGCACGAGGGCAGCCACCTCGCGGTGGTAGATGTCCAGGTGAGCGCCCACGAGAAGCTCGCTCGCCCTGACCACCGCCGAGCCGTCCACGTTGACCACCGGGAGGAGAGGGATCCCGATTCGCTGGGTGAGCCGGAGCTCGACCTCGGTGGCGCCCACGCCGAGGGCTCCGACCGCGCCCATGGCGCTCCTGGCCACAGTCGTCCTGGTTCTGAGGCCGCGGCCGCCCCGATCCACCTGGCCGCTTCCGGTGACCAGGGGGTAGAGCACCCGGAGCGCCGTGTCGTGCACCGAGCGAACGGCCACGATGGGGCCTGCCACGTGCCGCTCCGCGAGCACCCGGTGATAGAAGCCGGGCCGGTTGTACCCGGGAACCTGGGGAGCGAACGCGAACGCGGAAAACGCGGCCTGGAGGAGGACGAGACTCGTGGGACGCGCGCCGCCCAGCACCATCGAGCTCACGAGCTTCGCCCCGAAGGAGTGGCCGATCAGGTAAAGCCGCGGGCGGGAGCGAAGACGCTCCCAGAGCGGAGCCCAGCGTTCCCGGCCGAAGCGCTCGCCCACCTGCCCGGCGCGCCGCTTCATCACCCAGAAGCTCAGGGCCTGGAACGGAGTGACGAAGAGCGCGCCGCGGCTCTCGGAGAGGAGGCGGAGGAGGCGGTCCAGCTCGGCCTCCTCCTCGGGCGCCAGCGGAATCTCGGCCTCGATCAGCTCGCGGAGCAGCCGGCGGAGCGCCTGTGTTTCCGTTCGGGTGGGACTGGCGAGGAGGAGCCGCTCCAGCTCGGGCCAGAGTCCGTCGTCCAGCGCGCCGCGCGCCAGCTCGGGATCAGCGAAGGGCTTCGAGGGCCAGTGAAGGGCGAGCCGGAGCGGGGCCACGCGGTCCCGGAGCTTCTGAAGCCAGCGCTCCAGGGCGCCGAAGAAGCGCGCGGCTCCCTCTCTTGCCTCGGCCCTGTCGTTCAGCCAGCCGTGGCAGAAGAGAAAGCAGTCCGTGACCGAAGGCAGGCCCTGCTCGATCTTCTCGAGCGCGGTCGGATCTGCGACACGGCCGTCTCTGGTGAGCGTGAGGAGGAGGACCTCGGGGCTTCGGGATTGCGGAAAGCCACGGGGAACCTGCTCAGGAGTCTTGAGCGTCCCTGTCGTAGCTCTACGGGAAGCGACAGCACATGACACGCTGGCGCCGGGCATCGCTCAGAGCCCCCGCACGTTGACGGCGCGGGCGATCTGCTCGAGGAGCTGGATCATCCGGTCGAGCTTCGCGCCGAGCCACTGGGTGAGCCACCAGACCAAGTAGAGGGAAATAGCCCCGGGGATCCCGATCATCCCGAGAAGCCGCACCCAGCCGTTGAGCGTGAGGCTGACCTGGTCGTTCCTCGCCGGCTTCTCGCGGTCGTCGTGGCTCTTCAGCATCGCGTGAGCCGCGCGAGCGCGAGCATGAGGGCGAGATAGAGCGCCTCGAGGCTCGGCAGCGAGAGGCGCACGTCCAGGCGCTCCACGCCTCGCGTGAAGGAGAGCCGGAAGCCGCCGTCCGGCGCCTGCTCCACCGCGGGCTGGGCCAGGCCGTGGTGGAAGTCCACCTCAAGCCTGATGCTCACGGCTCGTTCCTCCTCCGGTATGACGGCCACTGGCACCAGTAGGCCTGGTTGGTCTCGGCCAGGCGGTCCAGGATCGTCTCCCCCAGGCGCAGCCGGAGCGCGTCCAGGTCGAGGTTGGTCGTGATCGTGGTGGCGCGGCGCTCCTCGTAGCGGGCGTTCAGGATCAGATACAGGGTCTCCTGCACCCACTCCGTCTGCCGCTCGCGCCCCAGGTCGTCCAGGACCAGGTGGTCGCAGGTGGTCAGCAGGTCGAGCGTCTCGTCGAAGCGCTGGGGCGCGGCGCCGTGAAAGCTGCTCCTGAAGGTGAGGAACAGGTGGGGGACGTTAACGATGACCGCGCGAAAGCCTCGCTCGATCAACGCCCGTGTGATCGCCACGCCGAGATGGGTCTTCCCGGTCCCCGGCGGGCCCGCGAGCGTGAGCCCCTTCCCGCCTTCGGGAAAGGCCTCGGCGAACGCCCGGCAGACCTCGACGACAGGACGGGTCACGGGCGTGACCTCGAAGGTGTCGAAGCCCGCGTCCCGGTGACGGAGGCCGATCCCGGAGCTGCGGAGGAGGCGCTGGACCTTCCGCTCGTGCTCCTGGTGGCGGTGCTCGCGGGCTTCGGCCTCCCGGCGCTCGGCCTCGCAGGCGCACTCGCCGGGCCAGCTCCTCGGGCCGAGCCCGAATGGGAGATCGAGGGTGAAGAGCTCCAGGGGCCGGCCGCAGCGGGCGCAGCGGGGGCCATGCTCGTGCGGCACCGGCAGGGTGCACGCATCGGTCAGACGCCGCTCCGCGCGCGCCGGAGCTCGGCCAGCTCCCAGGCCGCCAGCGTCACCTTGATGGCGCGCGCCTCTTGGAGGAGCTGCACGGCCCTGTGCTTCGAGGGCGCGATCCGGGCCAGCGCGCTCTCGTAGGCAGCCAGATGCGTGGCCGCCCGGCCTTCAAGGCTCAGGACCTTCCGGACCTTCTCGGACCTGAGATCGCTCATCGCCCGCCTCCGTCCGCCATCGGCGTCGTGCCCTGCGCCGGCGTCACACGGTCTCGCCCCTGACCCGCCTCAGCTCGCCGAGCTGGCTCCCCGTGAGCGTCAGCTCGATGGCCCGCGCCTTCTGGCGTAGCTCCTCGGCTTTCTGCCGGGCCGGCTCCACGCGTGCGAGCGCCTTGTCGTAACGGGCCTGGAACCTCGCCGCGCGCGCTTCGAGCTTGAGGGTCGTGCGCACCTTCCGGGATCGGATCTCTTCCATTGGTCTCTTCCCTGAGCCGCATCCGGCTCAGGCCCGGGGGGTATTTGCGCGGCGGGACTGAAGCCACGGTCGCGCCTGGCCCGAGCCGTCCGTGCCGCGTCTGTCCCGCGTGCGGCGTCTTCCGCGTCGAGAACTGCTTGAGGCTCTCCCAGATGTAGCCGAGCGGGACCTCGGCCGGCGCCTGGCCGCGCCGCCCGAAGCGCTCCACGGCCGTCGTGACCGCCTTCTGGATCACTGCGGGCGTGTGCGCCGTCTCGAGGAGCCTGAGCGCGTCCAGCTCCTGGGGAGCCAGGCGGTCGCGCCCGGTCTTCAGGAAGAAGAGCTCCAGGGTCTCCCTGAGCACGGCGGGGGCCTGGCTGATCGCCTCGGCCTTTGTGAGAAGTCTCTCCGGCGCCCGGTGCGGGTCCGCCCCGCGGACACGAAGTGAAGTAGTACTTCTCTTTCTTTTT contains:
- a CDS encoding ATP-binding protein, with amino-acid sequence MPHEHGPRCARCGRPLELFTLDLPFGLGPRSWPGECACEAERREAEAREHRHQEHERKVQRLLRSSGIGLRHRDAGFDTFEVTPVTRPVVEVCRAFAEAFPEGGKGLTLAGPPGTGKTHLGVAITRALIERGFRAVIVNVPHLFLTFRSSFHGAAPQRFDETLDLLTTCDHLVLDDLGRERQTEWVQETLYLILNARYEERRATTITTNLDLDALRLRLGETILDRLAETNQAYWCQWPSYRRRNEP